A segment of the Ovis canadensis isolate MfBH-ARS-UI-01 breed Bighorn chromosome 17, ARS-UI_OviCan_v2, whole genome shotgun sequence genome:
GCCTGTTCCTGGATCCTGCGTCCTCTCGAGCTGCAAGCTCATGTCTTGTTTCTTCACAGCAGAGCTCCTCGGGCCTGCTACATTTGCTCTCCCAAGTTTTTCTCGCCTTCTCTCTTAAACCGGGTTCAGCCAGGTGTTCACCCCACTTTACCAGAGCTGCTCTTGTTAAGGTCACCAGTGATCTTCACGTCGCTAACCCAGTGATCAGTTTTCAGTCACCTTTTAAAGAATTGGCAGTATGATTGACAGGTaacattttgttagtttcaggcacaCAACAGCGACTTGACACTTACACATATTGCTGGTTAGCTAGTCCAgccgctcagtcgcatccgactctctaCGACCCAGTGaaccgcagcgcgccaggcctccctgtccatcaccaactgccggagtccacccaaacccatgtgcatcgagtcggtgatgccatccagccatctcatcctctgtcgtccccttcttctgccctcagtcttacccagcatcagggtcttttcagatgagtcagctcttcgcatcaggtggccaaagtactggagtttcagctttaacatcagtccttccaatgaacacccaagactggtctcctttaggatggactggttggatctccctgcagtccaagggactctcaagagtcttctccaacaccacagttcaaaagcatcaattctttggtgctcagctttctttatagtccagctctcacatctgctaGAAGATACTGCAAAACCTAGTTAACGTTTGTCACCGCGCATAGTGATGAAGTTTTCTCTTGTGATGAGAGCTTTTAAGATGTGCTGTCCTGGCAGCTTTCAGATTTATAGCGCAGTATTACTATCTTACGTCCGACCCCCAACTTAGATCCTCCTAACTCACGTCCCCTCCTGCTGACTTGTCTTATAAtaggaagtttgtaccttttgacttgTCTTCCTCTTTGGTTCATCGCTAACTTTTGGCATAATTGAGTCACCCCTGTCTGAAACACTTTCTTCAGTTGACTTCTAGCGCACACTGTTAGTTCTCTGCTTCACCAGCTGGTCCTGTCTGTCTCCTTAGCCGGTTCTTCCTTGCCCCCCACTTCTGAACGTTGGAGTGCCCCAGAGTTCAGGCTCCTTCTCTAGGGATTCATCCAGTCCTCTGGCTTTAATTGCTATCTGTGATTCCCACATGTATAGTCTTCAGCCTAGACCTCTGTCTCTACATAACTCCGGGCTCTGATCCACTTGTGACTGCTCAGGATCTCCACTTGAATGTCTTAATGATATTTCATTTTCAGAACTTAGTTCTTAATATCTATATCTCCCCACCTCAACTGTCTTCCTTCTCAgcaaatggcaactcaatccTTCAGTTCATTTAGGGCAAAGCTTTTATGTTGTCCTCAACTTTCCTTTCATATTCCGCATTCAGTCTGTTGGCAGACTCTGTCGTCATGCTTTAAACATGTGTCTAGACCTGGTAACTCACCGCTGTCTGTGCTCTTCCCAGCACTGGTCTAGGCCGCCGTCAGCTGTTGCTCCAGGTGCAGACAGACCGTCCAGCAGCCTCAGAGGTCCTTCTGAAACGTGACACAGACTGTGTCTTTCCTGTCAGGAAACCTCTAGTGACTCTGCTTTTCCACACAGTAAAAGTCACAGTCCCTCTAAGGCCTGCAGGGCTCTGCAGAGGTTACCGTCCAGGCTTCTTCCCCCCGCCCTTCACCTTGTGCAGTGTCCGCCCGTCACACTGGCCTCCTCCAGTTCCTCAGCAGTTGTAAGCCTGTGCTCCTCTCAGGACCATGGCGCTCGCGGTTGCTACTGCCTGGAGTGGCCTCCCAGTTCTGCCCCCCAGTGCGCATACGCCCTGCTCTCCCCTCTTCAGCAGGCCTCTGCCGCCGAGGCCTCTCCCACTGCCCTGCGTGTGCCCcacctccttcctgccctcctgcctcaTTGTGCATCGCACTGCCTGTGCCTCCCCAGGGCAGGagagcaggcttctcactgctgctCCTCTGCACTCACAGACACGTCTGCGCTGCTCCATAGCAGCGTGTTGAAGAAGCTGTTCTGAAGTGTGCCCTCAGTTCAGACTTGGCGGCGCACTGACCCGCTCTTGTGCCCAGTTAACTTAGGACCTCGGAAGTTGTTTACAGGGCGGCTGAGAGGATGGGGGTGCCAACGCCCTTTTGAGTCAGGAGTGATGGTGGTCGGGGTTGTGAGGAGGCTGCAAGTTGGTTCCCCCATCCTTCCCGAGTGTGAGCTGAAGTGCACATCAGGGGTGTTGGGGAAGGTGGCTCTGCTGGGCTGACTTCCCCCCAGAAAACATGTATCCCTTGCTTGACTTTGCTTCATGTTGGATCTCAGGTGAAACTGGTGCAGCATACCTATTCCTGCCTCTTTGGAACATTCCTGTGCAACAAcgccaaggagagaggagagaagcacACTCAGGAACGGACTTGTTCTGTGTGGTCGCTGCTTCGGGCGGGCAACAAGGCTTTCAAAAACCTACTGTATTCCTCTCAGTCAGAGGCCGTATGTATCCTTCAGCCTTTTTGCTCTCAGCAGCAGAATAAATTCGGGGATGGGGACACATGGGGTCCTTTCAAGAAGCGGCTGTTTTCTCGAAGGCCTCTCGGTGGTCTCTGGATAGCTTAGTTGCCTTTTTTTTCCAACCACTCTGTCCCGAGAAAGGCCTGTTTTCTGGTTATGCTTTGCCCTGCTTCCAGCCCCTCTTTGTTTGGGGTGGTGTGACCTAACACATGTCTCTACTTGGCCACTCTAGATAATAGAGTCTTTTCTAAGCGTCTCTGCCAGAGGTTAACCTACTCCCAGCATCTCCTGACAAGTAGAGGGGCACTTAGGTCATTCCCCTGGATGCCTGACAGCTCAGAAGGTGCTGCAGGCCCCCCGCACCTTCCCAGTGTCAACAGGCAGTGATACCCACTGCAGCTTCTGCCTCAGCAGAAAGCTGCATGTGACGCTGGCATGTCTGTCTGATTCTCCGCTCACATGGAGAACTGGCAGCTCCTTTAAGACTTTGCTCCTCAAAGGAACACCTTCTGTtaagcagagagaaggaagcacGCACATCTGTGCATTGGTCCGTGGTCTCGTTCCTCGTGTCAGAGTGCACCTTAAATTCTAAGTCACAAGGAGGCTAATCCGAGGTTATATTGATTTGCTGGACTGTTAATGAATAACTTCTTACTTCAGTTAAGTAGTCCAAGGAAAGATTGGAGCTagctgcttctctctctcctgtgCCTGCTAGACAAGTAGCAGTATGGAAGaaagcttccttccttcctttccacaTGATTAACTTAGATGATCCTATAAAACAGGTTTGACAGTGTGTTCTGAAGCCAGACTCTATACCAGGGAACAGACAATCACCATCTAGCAGAATGACTCACTTTCTTGTGCAGTAAAAGCAACAAATTAAGCTGAGAAAAGCCAGTCGTTCAGTAAAGGTGACCTaagaaataactaatgagaagtggagttttgaaaaatgtttagatTTCACAGAGGCTCTCGGGTGAAAAATGTCTACTGCCTGCTCTTGGCCCCAGATAAGAGGTGCATTCGCTCATGTAATGGCTTTTAGAGATCTTGGAGGACTGCTGGGCATTCCCACTTGGTGCTTGCTCTTCCCCTCGTTCCTAGACATTTCTGACAGACCTGTGGGAGCGTGTTTGAACCAGTGCCCCCGCTGTCTCCTCAGGTGCTGTACCCTGTGTGCCATGTGCGCAACCTGATGCTGTGGAGCGCCGTGTACCTGCCCTGCCCGTCCCCGCCCACCCCCGTGGACGACAGCTGTGCGCCGTATCCAGCCCCAGGCTCCAGCCCCGACGACCCGCCCCTGAGTCGGTGAGCCTGGGGCTGATGCCGAGTCCTCAGGTCCTTCGTGGGTGTATTCCTGTGTTGGGGTGTACGCAGGGATGGTCGGAGATTTTGACATTGTCTGGCTCCACACGTCTTTCTTAGCTCTCTTGAGGTTTTCTCAGGGAAGGTGTAAGGGTTTGGAGCTGTGAGGCTCTGGATCGCTTGAGCCTCGTCCCTGAAGAGTACTGGGCACCCTTTCCGCTCTGTTCTTGGGCAGTTTCTCAGTGATGGAGCAGATCCTCTGGGTTTCTGTGACCCTCTGGCTTGAGTTGCAGCCACAGCTCTGTGCTCCTGCCTGTGTGCCGTGACTTGTCACCTTGCCCTTGAAAGGCAGAGTTTATCAGATGATAGTCTGCTTTGCAACCTACGACTTAGCTTCATTGAATTCAGACTGATgagcaataatttaaaatattgtactGTCAGAAAACCAGCAATGCTACTTTTCTTTGCTACTAATTGAGAAATGCAGAAGCATCATGAAGATTGTCTTTCTGAAACCGTGTTTGGTGTTAGTTCATCTGTATGTGTTGGGCATGGGGTAGGGGAGGTGCCCGAGAGTAGGTCTCAGCCTGGACCTCCTCTGCCTGCCGCAGCCTGAGCCTTATTCCAGATATGCCACAGCTCCTTGAGTAGCTGTGATGGAGCCAGTGAGGAAATGACTGCCTGTTAAAACCTGTTGTCTCTGACTTCCCCCAGAACAACCTCAGATCCTTATTTCCCCCAAACTCCTTTCTTTAGGCTACCAAAGACCCGATCGTTTGACAATCTGACCACCACCTGCGACAACACAGTGCCTCTGGCCAGCCGGCGCAGCAGTGACCCAAGCCTCAACGAGAAGTGGCAGGAGCACCGTCGCTCGCTGGAACTGAGCACCCTGGCCGGTCCTGGGGAGGAGCCTGTGGAGCCTGACAGCCTGGGGAAACCGACCAAAGTGCTGGGTGGTGCCGAGCTGTCTGTTGCAGCTGGAGTAGCTGAGGGGCAGATGGAGAACATTTTGCAAGAGGCCACCAAAGAGGAGAGTGGGGTAGAGGAGCCTGCCCACAGAGGGGTGCAGGAGGTCAAAGAGGAGGCTCTGTTAGAGGAGGGGAGCAGGGGTAAGAGCCCCGAGGGCTCAGCCTGTGAACTTGATCAGCAGCCAGAGGTGGGTGAGGCTGCCCTAAGGAGCCACCCAGGCACCAGCCTTCCTGGGCTCACACAGGGTGTTCCTGAGCAGGGCGGGCACACTGTTCTCCCCAGTTCTCTCCAGGAGCCCCCCAGGGGAGAGCTTTCCCAGGAGGTCCCTGTGGAACTGTCTCAGATAGGAGCTACGGCAGAGGCCAGGGAGGAGGCATCCCTTCCCGTCTCAGCAGCTGTGGAGGTTGACTCGGGTACCTCACAGTCAAGTTCTCTGCCCTCCCAAGTTTCATTTGAGACCAGAGGACCAAACATGGATGGGTCTGTGGACATGTTAATGGAAGataaagtgaagtcagacagcGGGCCCCAGGGCCATCATAGACCTGGCCCGGTCCACAGTGGCCGGCTCGGTGGCAAGGACGTGCTTCCTCCAGCCGTGGAGCCCAGGCctgcagagagaagcctggcggagaGGCCCCAGCTGGGGCCTGCGGTGCACAGGACTTCCCCCGGCAGCGCCCGGAGCCCAGCACATTCTCCTAGTGCCTTGCCTTTAGCTGAATGTAAGGAGGGGCTTGTGTGCAACGGTGCCCCAGAGACTGAAAATAAGGCCTCGGAGAAGCCCCCAGGGCTTAGTaccctccagaagtaccccacccCCAATGGACACTGCGCCAACGGGGAGACCGGGAGGAGCAAGGACTCCCTGAGCCGCCAGCTGTCGGCCACAAGCTGCAGCTCTGCCCACGTCCACGCGAGGAGCTTGCACCCCAAGTGGCTGCATGGCCACTCGGGGAGACCGTCGGCCGCTGGCAGCCCTGAGCAGCCTTCCCGCAGCCACCTGGACGACGACGGCATGCCCGTGTACACGGACACGATCCAGCAGCGCCTGCGTCAGATTGAGTCGGGCCACCAGCAGGAAGTGGAGACCTTGAAGAAACAAGTCCAGGAGCTGAGGAGTCGCCTGGAGAGCCAGTACCTGACCAGCTCCCTGCGCTTCAACGGGGACTTTGGGGATGAAGTGGTGAGTACACCGTGGTGCCTCCGTAGCTGCACAGGAGATGGGCACGCTGTGGCGGGCGCCCTCTGTCCGGATTTCAGAAGCAGTTGGAAAGGTTTAGAGCAGCCCCGGTGAGAGGCTGCTGCACCTGGCTCCTGCCAGGTGCTGCTCTCCCGCCAGCGCACCCTCCGCAGGCGTCCTGTCTACAGGAGAGGCAGGAAGTGAGTGCACACTCGCTGTGTGGCGGGTCAGTTCTCTGTGCAGAGAGGGTCAGGCCTTGAAGAGCGTGAACTCGCAGAATGACATTCGTCCAGCAACACCAGATATGCCTGTCGAGTCACAGTGCCTGTACTAACCCCAATAGCTAGTGAGCGGTTAGTCCCCACCCCCCAAGTACCGTGAGCTGTGGCTTGGAAGGTCTAgttctttttaaacatatttgtgCCCATCTTGTGGCAGGTGGTGGCAgtagagaagggaaggaggattGGTTTCTAGCACAGTCGGGAGTTAGTGCAGATGGGCCTGGGGACTGGAGGGGGGAGTACCTGAGGGGAGGGTCTCAGGGAGACACTCTGCTTCCTGGTGGGTCTGACTCGGCGTGATTAAGAACAGGTATGAGTCTGGCTCTGAATCAGTCAGCGTACATTAAAGGCGGGCTCATCCagtgacttcacttcaaactGACTTGGTTTTTTCATTTTCCGGGAGAGTCCTTCAGAGAAAGGAGGACACGCCAAAGCACTGTTTCAGCACACAGGTGTCAGTGGCAGGGTTAGATTggcaggtcccctggagaagccgACACGGCGTTCCCCCTCCACCCTGGTCACTTCTGCCTACTCACTCCCTGGAGCCCGAGCGAGGCCTGCCCCTCCACTCGAGAGTCACTGCACCCGGCCTTAGATCTGTGTATCTCTCTTCCAGCTGAGCTCAACCCTGTCTCTGCACCTGCTCAACCCAGCTCTCGATGGCTGAGGCACCTAGAGATTCAGCAGCCCTAACACCCAGGCCCGCCCACATTCCCCGTGCTCCCTTCTTTGCCAAgctctttcttcttctgggagGAGACCAGGTTCATTCTGTTCAGCTGTGTTTGTTTGCCAACAGACTTCAATTCCCGACTCGGAAAGCAATCTGGATCAGAACTGTTTGTCTCGCTGCAGCACAGAGATTTTCTCTGAAGCCAGCTGGGAGCAGGTGGATAAACAGGACGCGGAGGTACAGGCTCAGCCCCTGTTCTGAGTGCCAGCCCTGCAAGTGTTCGCGTCCTTCTCCGCCCCCACCGTCTGTCCCCCCGCCCCAGCCAGGGGAGACCTCGCCACACACTCggccctctctgagtctcagcacCTGTGAATCCCTGTCACGTCTG
Coding sequences within it:
- the MTMR3 gene encoding phosphatidylinositol-3,5-bisphosphate 3-phosphatase MTMR3 isoform X8; this translates as MGFDMNNAWRISNINEKYKLCGSYPQELIVPAWITDKELESVAGFRSWKRIPAVVYRHQSNGAVIARCGQPEVSWWGWRNADDEHLVQSVARACASDSRSSGSKPSARNSPRDFPCAGDLSDVEFDSSLSNASGAESLAIQPQKLLILDARSYAAAVANRAKGGGCECPEYYPNCEVVFMGMANIHSIRRSFQSLRLLCTQMPDPGNWLSALESTKWLHHLSVLLKSALLVVHAVDRDQRPVLVHCSDGWDRTPQIVALAKLLLDPYYRTIEGFQVLVEMEWLDFGHKFADRCGHGENADDLNERCPVFLQWLDCVHQLQRQFPCSFEFNEAFLVKLVQHTYSCLFGTFLCNNAKERGEKHTQERTCSVWSLLRAGNKAFKNLLYSSQSEAVLYPVCHVRNLMLWSAVYLPCPSPPTPVDDSCAPYPAPGSSPDDPPLSRLPKTRSFDNLTTTCDNTVPLASRRSSDPSLNEKWQEHRRSLELSTLAGPGEEPVEPDSLGKPTKVLGGAELSVAAGVAEGQMENILQEATKEESGVEEPAHRGVQEVKEEALLEEGSRGKSPEGSACELDQQPEVGEAALRSHPGTSLPGLTQGVPEQGGHTVLPSSLQEPPRGELSQEVPVELSQIGATAEAREEASLPVSAAVEVDSGTSQSSSLPSQVSFETRGPNMDGSVDMLMEDKVKSDSGPQGHHRPGPVHSGRLGGKDVLPPAVEPRPAERSLAERPQLGPAVHRTSPGSARSPAHSPSALPLAECKEGLVCNGAPETENKASEKPPGLSTLQKYPTPNGHCANGETGRSKDSLSRQLSATSCSSAHVHARSLHPKWLHGHSGRPSAAGSPEQPSRSHLDDDGMPVYTDTIQQRLRQIESGHQQEVETLKKQVQELRSRLESQYLTSSLRFNGDFGDEVTSIPDSESNLDQNCLSRCSTEIFSEASWEQVDKQDAEMTRWLPDHLAAHCYACDSAFWLASRKHHCRNCGNVFCSSCCNQKVPVPSQQLFEPSRVCKSCYSSLHPTSSSIDLELDKPIAATSN